A genomic window from Lotus japonicus ecotype B-129 chromosome 1, LjGifu_v1.2 includes:
- the LOC130727335 gene encoding uncharacterized protein LOC130727335 isoform X1, whose amino-acid sequence MFLSMAEMVYIVNVCSEYIVRMKNRKRSHASSEDVGATEDRHRRLHASSRRGDHAATSQAVEASAPVVSPPSPMIEVPLVDYPPSPTVEIPTVDSPPSPMVESSGEESSGEESSGEASSGMGGSDENSIPPPTVDADVLPPEQGEQGAQGGEEDLIQRLPPFPGGPVELSLLTHYADHKAPWAWHALLRTDERYVDRRQLKVATAGGKVWNLACDGDSDSHRRVRELIEQTGLHQLPYCSYPVTDADLILALVERWHEETSSFHMPFGEMTITLDDVSALLHLPMGSRFYTPGRG is encoded by the coding sequence atgtttctgtctatggctgaaatggtatatatagtgaatgtttgctctgaatatatagtgagaatgaagaacagaaagaggtctcatgcttctagtgaggatgtcggggctactgaggatagacaccggcggttacatgcttctagccggcgcggcgatcatgctgcaacctctcaggcggtggaggcttcagctccagttgtttctccgccgtctcccatgattgaggttcctctggttgattatccgccgtctcccacggtTGAGATACCTACAGTTGATTCTCCGCCCTCTCCCATGgttgagtcatcaggcgaggagtcctcaggcgaggagtcatcaggcgaggccTCATCCGGCATGGGAGGATCTGACGAGAATAGTATTCCTCCGCCTactgttgatgctgatgtcctgccgccagagcagggggagcagggggcacagggtggcgaggaggacctgatccagaggttgccgccgtttccgggggggcctgttgagctatcgctcctcacccattatgctgatcacaaggctccctgggcgtggcatgcactcctacgcacagacgagcggtatgtggaccgtcgacagttgaaggtggccacagctggggggaaggtttggaaccttgcttgtgatggtgattcagacagtcacaggcgggttcgagagttgattgagcagacgggtcttcatcagctaccctattgcagctacccggtgacagatgcagaccttattttggcccttgtggagcgatggcatgaggagactagtagcttccacatgccgttcggggagatgactatcaccttggacgacgtgtcggctcttctccatctccccatggggtcgaggttctatacgcctgggagggggtag
- the LOC130727335 gene encoding uncharacterized protein LOC130727335 isoform X2, whose protein sequence is MKNRKRSHASSEDVGATEDRHRRLHASSRRGDHAATSQAVEASAPVVSPPSPMIEVPLVDYPPSPTVEIPTVDSPPSPMVESSGEESSGEESSGEASSGMGGSDENSIPPPTVDADVLPPEQGEQGAQGGEEDLIQRLPPFPGGPVELSLLTHYADHKAPWAWHALLRTDERYVDRRQLKVATAGGKVWNLACDGDSDSHRRVRELIEQTGLHQLPYCSYPVTDADLILALVERWHEETSSFHMPFGEMTITLDDVSALLHLPMGSRFYTPGRG, encoded by the coding sequence atgaagaacagaaagaggtctcatgcttctagtgaggatgtcggggctactgaggatagacaccggcggttacatgcttctagccggcgcggcgatcatgctgcaacctctcaggcggtggaggcttcagctccagttgtttctccgccgtctcccatgattgaggttcctctggttgattatccgccgtctcccacggtTGAGATACCTACAGTTGATTCTCCGCCCTCTCCCATGgttgagtcatcaggcgaggagtcctcaggcgaggagtcatcaggcgaggccTCATCCGGCATGGGAGGATCTGACGAGAATAGTATTCCTCCGCCTactgttgatgctgatgtcctgccgccagagcagggggagcagggggcacagggtggcgaggaggacctgatccagaggttgccgccgtttccgggggggcctgttgagctatcgctcctcacccattatgctgatcacaaggctccctgggcgtggcatgcactcctacgcacagacgagcggtatgtggaccgtcgacagttgaaggtggccacagctggggggaaggtttggaaccttgcttgtgatggtgattcagacagtcacaggcgggttcgagagttgattgagcagacgggtcttcatcagctaccctattgcagctacccggtgacagatgcagaccttattttggcccttgtggagcgatggcatgaggagactagtagcttccacatgccgttcggggagatgactatcaccttggacgacgtgtcggctcttctccatctccccatggggtcgaggttctatacgcctgggagggggtag
- the LOC130709926 gene encoding uncharacterized protein LOC130709926 translates to MDGRYMVKTGYRFIQQAWEEDAVSSSMSTSLSTQQWKRFWSSSALPRCKEMAWRLVRGFLPVNMELKRRHLEVDEACVWCCRGSEILEHVFLHYTTAKSFWFGSTLALRTEQLSSLHDFWEAVLLDGDGDFIGLVQTLCYTLWEARNNCRFNHVIFSPSVALHRANMLLSTSQMYVQVQIPSHSNVQATWRRPIQGVFKVKFDASYGSGGITGYGVVARDYEGEVLASATTTCPIASLSPSGGSGLFSVGVMFGDRLGKMETSRLSWRRCWIPQLGLEEDGWTRRGGGSEGAEVKEEDLK, encoded by the coding sequence ATGGATGGGCGGTACATGGTGAAAACAGGGTATCGCTTCATTCAACAAGCTTGGGAGGAAGATGCAGTCTCTTCGTCCATGTCGACGTCCCTTTCTACGCAGCAATGGAAACGGTTTTGGAGCTCTAGTGCGCTGCCCCGTTGCAAGGAGATGGCTTGGAGGTTGGTTCGTGGCTTCTTGCCGGTTAATATGGAGCTCAAACGTAGGCATTTGGAGGTGGATGAAGCATGTGTATGGTGCTGTCGGGGATCCGAGATTTTGGAGCATGTTTTCCTTCACTATACAACAGCAAAAAGTTTCTGGTTTGGATCGACTTTGGCTTTGAGGACTGAACAGCTTTCCTCACTTCATGATTTCTGGGAGGCCGTTTTACTGGATGGTGATGGCGATTTTATTGGGTTGGTCCAGACGCTGTGTTATACTCTATGGGAAGCAAGGAACAATTGCAGATTCAATCATGTCATTTTCTCTCCATCAGTTGCCTTACATCGTGCTAATATGTTGCTGTCCACTTCACAAATGTACGTGCAAGTGCAAATTCCGTCCCATAGCAATGTGCAGGCCACGTGGAGAAGACCAATCCAAGGGGTGTTCAAAGTTAAATTTGATGCATCATATGGCAGTGGGGGAATAACTGGTTATGGAGTAGTGGCTCGTGACTATGAAGGCGAAGTTTTGGCATCGGCGACGACGACATGCCCGATAGCTTCTCTTTCACCTTCTGGCGGAAGCGGGTTGTTTTCGGTGGGCGTTATGTTTGGTGATAGACTTGGTAAGATGGAAACATCTAGGCTTAGTTGGCGGCGTTGCTGGATTCCACAACTGGGCCTTGAAGAAGATGGTTGGAccagaagaggaggaggatcgGAAGGAGCAGAAGTCAAGGAAGAGGACTTGAAGTAG
- the LOC130727333 gene encoding alkane hydroxylase MAH1-like, whose translation MTIIECIAVFAATLFFIFIHIWRRNRDVLLPNWPILGMLPAIWRNVSDFNDFATLVLKHNGGTAKFQGPWFTDTNFIFTSDSMNVNHITSKNFGNYGKGPNFHDIFEVLGNGIFNSDSHDWKQQRAMLHSIFQKKSYLIFIQQTIEKKVENCLLPILTQISIVGATVDLQDIFERFTFDISSTTVFGFDPHCLPSRFQELSEISCVKSLPIMEDAIFYRHITPTFIWKLQKWLQIGLERNFNVAQENLDQFVRQCIAYSKREDQQSEEEVEESDFYLLKAVMKEGSGKGEMSDEFLRDIAMNLLAGGDSVLAAGLSWLLWLVSTHPIVEGKIIQEIKDNCIIQEDNCHDLDKLVYLHGAVCEALRLFPPVPFEHKCAVNHDTLPSGHHVSANMKILYLLYPMARMEHIWGDDCLEFKPERWISERGRIIHMPSYKFITFNAGPRSCLGKGISFIMLKMVAAAIIHQFRIHVMEDHPITPRLSIVMGMKFGLKVQVTKRCI comes from the coding sequence ATGACCATAATAGAATGTATTGCAGTATTTGCAGCCACTCTCTTCTTCATATTCATCCACATTTGGAGACGCAATAGAGATGTTCTGCTCCCAAATTGGCCAATACTTGGTATGCTACCAGCAATTTGGCGTAATGTGTCAGATTTCAATGATTTTGCAACTTTGGTCTTGAAACACAATGGAGGCACTGCAAAGTTTCAAGGACCATGGTTCACAGACACAAACTTTATCTTCACCAGCGATTCCATGAATGTCAACCATATCACAAGCAAGAATTTTGGTAACTATGGGAAAGGCCCCAATTTCCACGACATATTTGAAGTTCTTGGAAATGGTATTTTCAATTCTGATTCTCATGATTGGAAACAACAGAGGGCAATGCTTCATTCCATTTTCCAAAAGAAAAGCTATCTGATCTTCATTCAACAAACCATTGAGAAGAAGGTGGAGAATTGCTTACTACCAATTCTAACTCAAATATCCATAGTAGGAGCCACTGTGGACTTACAAGATATCTTTGAGAGGTTCACCTTTGACATCAGCAGCACCACTGTATTTGGATTTGATCCTCATTGCCTCCCTAGCAGGTTCCAGGAGCTCTCAGAGATTTCTTGTGTAAAATCTTTGCCTATTATGGAAGATGCAATTTTCTACAGGCACATCACTCCAACATTTATATGGAAGCTACAAAAATGGCTGCAAATTGGTCTAGAGAGAAATTTCAATGTAGCCCAAGAAAATCTTGACCAATTCGTGCGTCAATGTATAGCGTATTCCAAACGTGAAGATCAGCAGAGTGAAGAAGAGGTGGAGGAATCAGATTTTTACTTGCTGAAAGCTGTAATGAAGGAAGGAAGTGGGAAGGGGGAAATGAGTGATGAGTTTCTTAGAGACATTGCTATGAACCTCTTGGCAGGAGGAGATAGCGTACTCGCTGCAGGTCTCAGTTGGCTCTTGTGGCTTGTCTCAACTCATCCAATTGTGGAAGGTAAAATTATTCAAGAAATCAAAGATAATTGTATAATCCAAGAAGATAATTGTCACGACCTTGATAAGCTAGTTTACCTCCATGGAGCTGTATGTGAAGCCTTAAGGCTTTTTCCTCCTGTACCTTTTGAGCACAAGTGTGCAGTCAACCATGATACGCTCCCAAGTGGACACCATGTTAGTGCAAATATGAAGATATTGTACTTGTTGTATCCAATGGCAAGGATGGAACATATATGGGGAGATGACTGCTTGGAATTTAAGCCTGAGAGATGGATATCAGAGAGAGGGCGCATTATACACATGCCATCTTACAAGTTCATAACTTTCAATGCAGGGCCTAGAAGTTGTTTGGGAAAGGGCATTAGTTTCATTATGTTAAAGATGGTTGCAGCTGCTATAATACACCAATTTCGCATACATGTCATGGAAGATCATCCTATAACCCCGAGGCTTTCTATAGTTATGGGCATGAAATTTGGCTTGAAGGTCCAAGTTACTAAAAGATGCATTTGA